DNA sequence from the Bdellovibrio bacteriovorus genome:
TTCCAGGCAACTGGTACGATTCCAAGCTTTATCCAAAAACTAAGCGATAAAGGTGTCGTGATTCCTCGAGAGATCTTTGCCAATGATCCAACGACGAACACACCAGGCACACCTGCGTCGCAAAAACCACCTATCGCAGCCGCAATGCCAAAAATGCCAGGCGTCGCTCCGGTAAAGAAATCGGGATAGTGTATGAGTTTTCTGTTTAACGAATGGATTATGATTCCTCTTTTTGGCGTATGCGTGTTCGTCATAGTTATTCTATGGGCGGACAAAGCTATCGACTGGCTTCATAAGCGCAGTTTGGGCCAAAGAGATGAAGTCATTCGTCTTCTTCGTTTGATGGGAAATGAAGTGGATGAAAGAAAGATCACGATCTTGATCCTTCTTATGAGCTTCGGCGTTGGTGCCTTGGCATTCTTAGCGTTGTGGCCCAGTGTCTTAATGGGATTTGTTTTCGGAGCTTCATTAACCGTCGCCGGTTGGCAGCTTCCACTTCTTTTAGTTCGTCTGACTTATGAGCAACGCTGCTCTAAATTCACTGATCAAATGGTGGATGGTCTTACGATCATGGCCAACGGTATTAAAGCCGGTTCCAATCCTCAGGAATCGATGAAGCGTGTTGTAGAAATCATGGGAAATCCTATCAGCCAAGAATTCGCACAAGTTCTTTATCAGATGCAAGTCGGTGATAGCTTTGAAGGTGCTCTGAACGACTTAGGCACGCGCATTCCACGTCCTGACGTTCAGATGTTTGTGACCGCGATCAATATCTTAAAAGAAACCGGCGGTAACTTGGCAGAGACTTTCCAGACCATCGTCTTAACGATTCGTGAAAGACAAAAGGTAGAGAAAAAAATTCAAGCGCTCACTGCGCAAGGTCTCATGCAAGGGATCATCGTCACTCTGATTCCGTTCATCTTGATGGGCGTCTTTTTCATGGTGGATCCGGGTTTTATCAAACCCATGTTTAGCACAACCCTAGGTCTAGTGTTGCTATTCGTGATGCTAGCGTTGCAAGTAATTGGTGGCGTAGTAATTAAAAAACTTGTTACCATCAAAGTGTAGTTTGTCAGTTTCAAGGAAGAGGTAAATTATAATGAAGAAAGCAATATTGGCGTTCGCTTTTCTTTTTTCAGCACAAGCTTATGCGCTTGTGGATATGAAAAATGCCAACTATTCCAATACATGGATTGATATGGATGTTCCAGGAAGTGGTTATGATCTTAAGATCATTCGCACTTACAACAGCCGTTCTTTGTTCAATGGTATGTTCGGATTCGGCTGGTGTTCTGATTTTGAAACTTCCATGGAAGTAAATGCCGAAGGCAACATCAAAGTTAAAGAGTGCGGTGGCGGTTTAGAAGTGACCTTCTCTCCTCGCGAAGTGACTCGTAAAGATGTTGAAAGCACTATTGCTCAAATCATCAACCGCATGAAGGCTGAAAAGAAAGTCGGATTGACGGAAGCGGCGATCAATAACTTGAAAACGCAAATGCTTGAAGATGACAGCGTTCGTTCTGAGTACGCAGCTCAATATGGAATCAAAGTTCCGGTTAAAGAAGGCACGAAGTTCTATGCCAACGGCCGCGAGGTTGAGCACTTCATCTTTAATAAGACTTACTACACTCGCAATCTTCCCGATGGCAGCGCTCAACGCTATAGCCCTCAAGGAAAACTGACTCATATCTACGACAAAAACGGAAACTACCTGAAGTTTGATTATGACAAAGACGTTATCGCCTCTATCCAGGATAATAACGGCCGTCGTTTGGGCTTTAAGTACTATCAAAACAAAAAAGTAAAATCCATCACGGGCCCGAATGGCTTGATGGCGGAATATAAGTTTGCAAACCTTGACGATCTTTCTTCGGTGAAAAATGCGTGGTTAAAAACTTATACTTACGAATACGATGAGCTTCACAACTTAACAAAAGCTTCTTGGCCGGATAAAACATTCGTTTCCATCAAATACGATAAAAAGAACGACTGGGTTGTGGCTTTCGCAGACCGCGATAAATGTATCGAGTCTTATAAGTACGAATCCTCTACAAACGATCCCAAAAATCACTATTGGTCGACAGTAAAGAAAACTTGCGGCAAAGAAGTGATGGCTGACAATAAATACGAATTCTGGCACCAGCAACGCGCTGACGGTCAGTACTTCTTGCAACGTGTGATGACCACTGTCAGCGGCAACGTGACAGACATCACTTACCACGAAGTATTTGGCAAACCTGTTTCTATCCGTAGAAATGCCGACCGCGTTTCTTACGAATACTATCCAGATGGACTAGTAAAAGTAAAAGCAGCACCCAATGTTCGTATGGCTTACGAATATGATCCAAAAGTAAAAAAAGTAAGCTCGGTAACAAGCACTTTCTTTAACGAAAAAGGTGCTAAGGTTGCCACCAAAACGACTCAGTTTAAATGGGACGGTAAAGGCAACCTGGCTTTTGCTCAAAACAGTGATGGTCAGAAAATCAATATGACTTACGATAACCGTGGTCGTATTGCGACAATCACCGACCAAGCTAAAAAAGTAGTTAAAATCGAGTACGAAGAGCGCTACGGAAAACCTGCCGTCGTAACTCGCCCTGGCTTGGGGACTATTGTGGTAAGCTATAAACCAAATGGCGAAATCAACAAAGTAGACAGCAAAGAAGGTCCTTCAGTTGCAATGCAAGTCGCTAGTACCTTTAATAACTTGTTAGATATTATTGCCCCTGCAACCGCAGAAATGTATCTATAAAGGAGTAGGTGATTATATGAAAAGACTTTTAGCCTTATCTATTTTGTTAGCCGCTCTAGGTACCTCTTTCGTAGCCACCTCTTCTTTTGCACAAGAAGACGCGGGACGCACGGTAAACCCAGGGGAAGACCCAAATGAAGCCAAAAGCCCTAAGCCTTTAGAGGCGGACGTGGCTTCTACAGGCATCTGCCCTGAGTGTACGGCTCGTATGAAACATACACGTCTTAACGACGATACGACTTTTAGACCTCAAGGAACTGCAGCTCCAGGAGCTAATGGTTCTGGCTCACCTGCTGATGGTAATAGATAGACTGTCTAATCAGTTATCACTCGGTGAACGTAAAAGGGCTTTGGATACCAAAGCCCTTTTTATTTCTCCTTATTCCTTCCTTATTTGATCCTGCCTTCTCAATTTGAGACATCTGAACAAGACCTTGCTGGCACACCCAGTGCAATGAACCTTCTTTGAGTAGATTTTATTGTTTGATACTCGTGATAAGGAGTTTTCTATGAAGAAGATGTTCGGATCTATTATTGCTCTTTCTATTATTGCATCAGCCTCTATGTCTGTTGCCGGTACATCTGCGGTGTGCAATCACCAAACGAAGAGCGGTCGCTTCGCATCCACGAACCCGGAAAAAGTAAGAGTTGCTAAATCGACGGCGAAAGCCGGAGCTGAAGCAGCAGCCTCAGGTCAGAAATAGTCGACCTGAATTCGAAATGCCCCCGAAGGAAGAGTGTCTATCCCCCCCCTTGGATGCTCTTCCTTTCCCTTTTTTTAAGACCTAGCGCACAGCTTTTTCGTGAGCGCCTTCTTGAAATCCATCCACTGTACTGGCTACGCCATCTTTCAACGTACGACCCAAGTTACGAATAGCCATTGCACCACCAGCGGCAGCACTCTGCACATATTCAGAAACCGTCGATCTTTGCAACCAGCGGAACGAATGATATTCGATCGAAGCGCCACCAATTTTGACCTGCATAAGCATGATCAAAAGCATTGTGAAGCACAAGCATTTGGCTACAAATTTAAGTTCTTCCATGAGTGGATTCTCCCTGCTGCGGTAATACTTTGGAAATAGCTTCTAAGATTTGTTCTTTGCTGAAAGGCTTCGTCACATAGGCATCAAATCCCGCCTCGTAAGCCTTTTGTACATAAGCTTCTTGATCGATCGTCGAACAACCAATGATTTTAATTTCAGGATGAAGTTCTTTTAAAACTTTGGCAGTTTCAATGCCGTTTCGAAGAGGCATGACCATATCAAGAAATACAAGTTCAGGTAGGGTGGATTCAACAAGTGTGATGGCTTCATCACCATTGGCAGCTTCACCGACGCAAACGCCACCGGCCGAAGTTACAATATTCTTCACCAGTTCACGCAAGAAAGCGGCATCGTCGATAACAGCAAAACGTATCTTCATACCGCTCAGTATAGATTTTAGTTCTTAGTTTGATGAGAGGATTTTAGTGTCCCCAACGATAGCCTAGGGAGAACATGTAAACCGAGTTCGTCACACTGACATTCGAAGGCGTCGTCCCCGTACTAGGGTCGGGAAGACCTGCGGCGCCATCGAAGACGTTTCGTTCCGCACTGACCCCCAGATTCCAAATCATCTGGCCTTCACGCGAAAACTTCCATTCTCCCCCAACGTCCACACCAATGCGGATAGATTCTTCTGAAGATCCCGAACGCATATCAGCACCGGTAACTGATTCAGAGTGCTGCAAACGCGGAAAGAAAGTTCCACCCACAACCCAGGAATGATTCACTGATGTCGGGATACGAGCTTTCAGACCCACACCGACGCCTGAAGTTTTAAGACGAGCGCGAGACGTGTTGTCGCTAGGCACGTTCATTTTATTTTCACTAAATAGAAGGGAAAATTCGACTGAACTTGATTTGCGAGAAACACCAAAGAACTTTCTGAAGTTCAAACCCAAATCCAAATATTCGTACTTCGCCGGAATTCGAGAGCTATCCACTAAAGAATCCACATCAGCCGCTAAAGAAAACATCATTTGTCCGCTCACACCAATTCGAGGTGTGAACCACACATTGGTTTTTAGCTTTAAAGCATTAAAGAAGCTTTGATAGTCGCGGAAAGAATAGTTGGACTGAGACTCGTTGTAAGCCACAACCGGCGTCACATCCAGTTCTACCTTATTGTTACGAATATCATCGGGATGAATTTGTTCACGATAAAAATCATAGATGCGATCTGCTTGGCTGGAAAACAGGCTTTCCGCATGCTCTGACAAAGTGGGCTCCTGGACCTCTGCATCTACTGTGATTTCCTTTACAGGGATCGGTGGGTGCGCCGGAACAGGACTAGACGTCACCGTCGGCGGAGCCGTTAATTGCGTCGCCTTTTCTTTTGCTAGCTTTTCTTCCGCGGCTTTCTTTTCAGCCTCTTTACGTGCGGCCTCGGCTTTTGCAAGCTCGGCGGCTTCTTCGGCTTTCTTTTCAGCTTCTAATTCGCTTTCTTTAAGAGTTCTTATTTTAACTCCGTCAGCATCAGTCACAACAGGAGTCGCTTCGCCCTCGGACGCAGGTTTACGAGAAGCTTTTTTACGAACTTCATAACGTCCAGATGAAAAGCCTTCAAGACCCATTTGCGCAAAAGAGATTTCAGCTGATGCTAACAGGGACACGGCAGTGAAGATTGAAACAAAGATTTTCATAGGAAATTCTTCGGCTCTCGGTCCGAATTACTTGACGCCAAATTGACGAGTTTTCAGAGGCAGTGCAGAATAAATTTATGAAATCATTTCTTCTTAGTTTCCTCTTCGTCGCGTCCTGTTTCATTTCTATATCCTCGACGGCGTTCGGCCAGACTATTGCCCAGAACACTTACGTCAGCACCGTTGACCAAGATCTAGCAATTAAGTCTATCGTCCTTGTCCCCACGACGGACAACGTTGGTGGAATTTATTCTCGTCCCGTAGAAGAAGAACTAAGAAAAGTTTTGAACGAAGATAAGCAGTGGTCGTTGGCGAATTATCCTTCCGACGTAAAAGTGAATTCAGCGTTACTTGATGAAAAGCCTCAAGACGTGCAAAAAATTTTAGAAGCCTCAAAGAGCGAAGCCGCCTTAACTTCTAAAATCATCCGCGGCCCTCGAGGAATTTCGATCACGCTAACACTTTTTGTAGGCCGTGAAGGTTTGCCTTTGTTGCGGGAATCATTAAACGACTACAAAGGTTTTGAAACAGCGGAAATCAGAAACGAAGCTAGAAAGCTATTTGAGAATTTAAAATATCGAATGCCATTTCGCTCGACCATTTTAAGTCGTCGCGGTCAGCAAGTGACATTGAACTTAGGAAGCGCTTACGGTCTAAAACCTGAAAGCCGCGTTTCCGTTGTTCAAATCATCAAAGTAAATCGCCATCCCAAATTGAAGTTCATGGTCAGCACAGAAAAAGAAGTTCTGGGCCGCGTGAAACTTTTTAAAGTAGAGCCTTATCTAAGCTTCGGTTACGTCGAAATGGAAAAAGAACCAGGAGTCATCGCCGTAGGATCGAAAGTCATGCCGGATGAGTTTGTGAAATACTCCGTCCCAGTGACAACACCTTCAGGAAAGGTTCTTCAAGACATCTCAACAAGACCCGACAAAGAAGTCGCTTTTGGTGAAGACCCCCAAGAATGGTTACCAACGATGCCTCCTCAATTCGGAAAAATCGAATTGATGGCCGGCTTTGCAAGCTACACTCAGAACGTAAACCTACAAACCGCAGGCTCCATCAGCGGCAGCAGCAACCTAGCACCAAATATTTTGGTACGCGGTGAAATCTGGCTGAACCCCCAATGGTACGTAGGCGTCCTATTACGCCAATCCGTATTTTCAATCGACAACGACCTAGCCGGATCCTCCCCCGGAAGCTTGAACATGTCGATGGGCCAATACGGCGTTAACTTCGGTTACAACTTCCTATTAACAAACGATTTCTTCGGCCCAAAACTACAAATCGCCGGCGGTTACACGAACACAAACTTCAGCGTCGACGACAGCACCCCAACAGCCTTCACCACAATGAAATACGGCGGCTTCGCCCTAAGCGTAGCCGGCCAATTCCCATTATCCGAAGAACTCCCCATAGACATAGGCGGCAAACTAGATTTCTATCTAAACCCATCCCTAAGCGAAAACAAAACCAGCGGAGCTTCCTCCGACAACAAGATCAACAGCTTCAGCTTCTTCGTAGACTATAAACTAAAAACCCGCTTCAAAATCAGAGGAGAACTCCTCCTAGAAAACTACACATCCGACTTCACCGGCACCGGCCAAAGAACCGACCCAGCCACAAGCACCAGCCACAAAATGACAACCCTAATGGCCGGCGTACAATACCTATTCTAAAAAAGAAGGTGCAAAGCACCTTCCCAAAAAAACACACCGATGTAAGGCCCGAACATCAAACTTAATAAAAGGCAGGAATCACTCCTGCCTTTTATTTTTTGAAGCATGTGATGATTATAGCGAAGATTTTCTTAGATTCCCTATTTGGGTGTTTACCCGAAGGCTCGGGCCTTTGCCGGCGCCACGACGGCGCGAACCGCACGAAGTGCGGCGGCAACTGAGCCCGGATGGCGTGCCCGACCGAAGCGGTAAATACCCGAATAGGGAATCTAAGAAAATCCCCCGCTCGAAGCCAGTTCCAGAAAGCCAAAAAAAAAAGCCCAGGAATAATCCCAGGCTTTTCGAAAAGAACAAAGATGTTCGGCAAGCCGATTACATCATATCGCCCATGCCACCCATACCGCCCATACCAGGAGCACCAGCAGGCATTGGAGCATCTTTCTTAGGAGCTTCAGCGATCATTGTTTCAGTAGTAAGCATCAAAGAAGCTACAGAAGCAGCGTTAGTCAATGCACAACGAACAACTTTAACTGGATCGATAACACCGTCTTTGATTAGGTCAGTGTATTCGTCAGAGTAAGCGTTGAATCCCCAAGTAGCAGATTTATTTTGAAGGATACGATCCAAAACGATCGCGCCATCAAGACCTGCGTTTGCAGAGATTTGACGAATTGGCTCTTCACAAGCACGTTTGATGATCATCGCACCGAAAGACTCTTCTTCAGAGAATTTAGTTTTATCAACTTTTTGAGAAGCGCGAAGCAAAGCAGTACCACCACCAGCTACGATACCTTCTTCAACAGCTGCGCGAGTCGCGTTCAAAGCGTCTTCTACGCGGTGTTTTTTCTCTTTCATCTCTACTTCAGAAGGAGCACCAACGTGGATAACAGCTACGCCGCCAGCCAATTTAGCCAAACGCTCTTTCAATTTTTCTTTATCGTAGTCAGATGAAGTTTCGTCGATTTGAGATTTGATTGTAGCAACACGAGCTTGGATGTCGGCTTTTTTACCAGAACCATCGATGATAGTTGTGTTGTCTTTGTCTACAACGATACGTTTCGCGATACCTAGGTCAGCTACAGTAGCTTGCTCTAGTTTGCGACCGATATCTTCAGAGATCACTTTCGCGCCAGTCAAGATAGCGATGTCTTCAAGCATAGCTTTACGACGGTCACCGAAGCCTGGAGCTTTAACCGCAGCAATGTGAAGAGTGCCACGAAGTTTGTTCACAACTAGAGTTGCAAGTGCTTCGCCTTCAACGTCTTCAGCGATGATCAACAATTGACGACCTTGCTTAGCAACGCCTTCAAGGATACCGATCATATCTTTCATTGAAGAGATTTTTTTGTCGTAAACAAGAACGTAAGCGTTCTCAAGAACTGCTTCCATTCTTTCTGCATTAGTTACGAAGTATGGTGAAAGGTAACCACGGTCGAATTGCATACCTTCTACAACTGTTACTTCTGTTTTCGCAGTTTTAGATTCTTCGATAGTGATAACGCCTTCTTTGCCAACTTTGTCCATAGCGTCTGCAAGCATTTGACCGATTTCTTTATCGTTATTTGCAGAGATAGATCCAACTTGAGCAACTTCGTTAGAACCTTTTACAGGTTTCGCCATTGATTTCAACTCGTCGATAACAGTTGCTACCGCTTTGTCGATACCACGTTTGATTGACATTGGGTTGTGACCTGCAGAAACAAGTTTAGCACCTTCGCGATAGATAGCTTGTGCTAGAACAGTTGCAGTCGTTGTACCGTCACCGGCTTCATCATTGGTTTTAGAAGCAACTTCTTTAACCATTTGAGCGCCCATGTTTTCGAATTTGTTTTCCAATTCGATTTCTTTGGCAACAGTGACACCGTCTTTAGTGATAAGAGGAGAACCGAAAGATTTGTCGATAACTACGTTACGACCTTTTGGTCCCAAAGTTACTTTTACTGCGTTCGCAAGAGTGTTCACACCTTTCAAGATGTGTGCGCGAGCGTCTTCTGAGAATGTTAATACTTTAGACATGGTTTACTCCGTTTTTTATTTAATTGAATTAGTTGAATACGCCTAAGATGTCTTCTTCGCGCATCATTAGGTATTCGTCGCCCTCAAGTTTCAACTCTGTGCCTGCGTATTTTCCGAAAAGCACTTTGTCGCCAACTTTCACTTCAAGAGGAAGTACTTTTCCGTCTTCAGTGATACGGCCTTTGCCAGTAGCGATGATTTCGCCACGTTGTGGTTTTTCTTTTGCTGTATCTGGGATGAAAAGTCCGCCAGCGGTTTTTTCTTCTTCCGCCATTCTGCGAACTAGAATTCT
Encoded proteins:
- a CDS encoding outer membrane protein: MKSFLLSFLFVASCFISISSTAFGQTIAQNTYVSTVDQDLAIKSIVLVPTTDNVGGIYSRPVEEELRKVLNEDKQWSLANYPSDVKVNSALLDEKPQDVQKILEASKSEAALTSKIIRGPRGISITLTLFVGREGLPLLRESLNDYKGFETAEIRNEARKLFENLKYRMPFRSTILSRRGQQVTLNLGSAYGLKPESRVSVVQIIKVNRHPKLKFMVSTEKEVLGRVKLFKVEPYLSFGYVEMEKEPGVIAVGSKVMPDEFVKYSVPVTTPSGKVLQDISTRPDKEVAFGEDPQEWLPTMPPQFGKIELMAGFASYTQNVNLQTAGSISGSSNLAPNILVRGEIWLNPQWYVGVLLRQSVFSIDNDLAGSSPGSLNMSMGQYGVNFGYNFLLTNDFFGPKLQIAGGYTNTNFSVDDSTPTAFTTMKYGGFALSVAGQFPLSEELPIDIGGKLDFYLNPSLSENKTSGASSDNKINSFSFFVDYKLKTRFKIRGELLLENYTSDFTGTGQRTDPATSTSHKMTTLMAGVQYLF
- a CDS encoding response regulator encodes the protein MKIRFAVIDDAAFLRELVKNIVTSAGGVCVGEAANGDEAITLVESTLPELVFLDMVMPLRNGIETAKVLKELHPEIKIIGCSTIDQEAYVQKAYEAGFDAYVTKPFSKEQILEAISKVLPQQGESTHGRT
- a CDS encoding type II secretion system F family protein; protein product: MSFLFNEWIMIPLFGVCVFVIVILWADKAIDWLHKRSLGQRDEVIRLLRLMGNEVDERKITILILLMSFGVGALAFLALWPSVLMGFVFGASLTVAGWQLPLLLVRLTYEQRCSKFTDQMVDGLTIMANGIKAGSNPQESMKRVVEIMGNPISQEFAQVLYQMQVGDSFEGALNDLGTRIPRPDVQMFVTAINILKETGGNLAETFQTIVLTIRERQKVEKKIQALTAQGLMQGIIVTLIPFILMGVFFMVDPGFIKPMFSTTLGLVLLFVMLALQVIGGVVIKKLVTIKV
- the groES gene encoding co-chaperone GroES — translated: MGVRPLHDRILVRRMAEEEKTAGGLFIPDTAKEKPQRGEIIATGKGRITEDGKVLPLEVKVGDKVLFGKYAGTELKLEGDEYLMMREEDILGVFN
- a CDS encoding DUF6531 domain-containing protein; the encoded protein is MKKAILAFAFLFSAQAYALVDMKNANYSNTWIDMDVPGSGYDLKIIRTYNSRSLFNGMFGFGWCSDFETSMEVNAEGNIKVKECGGGLEVTFSPREVTRKDVESTIAQIINRMKAEKKVGLTEAAINNLKTQMLEDDSVRSEYAAQYGIKVPVKEGTKFYANGREVEHFIFNKTYYTRNLPDGSAQRYSPQGKLTHIYDKNGNYLKFDYDKDVIASIQDNNGRRLGFKYYQNKKVKSITGPNGLMAEYKFANLDDLSSVKNAWLKTYTYEYDELHNLTKASWPDKTFVSIKYDKKNDWVVAFADRDKCIESYKYESSTNDPKNHYWSTVKKTCGKEVMADNKYEFWHQQRADGQYFLQRVMTTVSGNVTDITYHEVFGKPVSIRRNADRVSYEYYPDGLVKVKAAPNVRMAYEYDPKVKKVSSVTSTFFNEKGAKVATKTTQFKWDGKGNLAFAQNSDGQKINMTYDNRGRIATITDQAKKVVKIEYEERYGKPAVVTRPGLGTIVVSYKPNGEINKVDSKEGPSVAMQVASTFNNLLDIIAPATAEMYL
- the groL gene encoding chaperonin GroEL (60 kDa chaperone family; promotes refolding of misfolded polypeptides especially under stressful conditions; forms two stacked rings of heptamers to form a barrel-shaped 14mer; ends can be capped by GroES; misfolded proteins enter the barrel where they are refolded when GroES binds): MSKVLTFSEDARAHILKGVNTLANAVKVTLGPKGRNVVIDKSFGSPLITKDGVTVAKEIELENKFENMGAQMVKEVASKTNDEAGDGTTTATVLAQAIYREGAKLVSAGHNPMSIKRGIDKAVATVIDELKSMAKPVKGSNEVAQVGSISANNDKEIGQMLADAMDKVGKEGVITIEESKTAKTEVTVVEGMQFDRGYLSPYFVTNAERMEAVLENAYVLVYDKKISSMKDMIGILEGVAKQGRQLLIIAEDVEGEALATLVVNKLRGTLHIAAVKAPGFGDRRKAMLEDIAILTGAKVISEDIGRKLEQATVADLGIAKRIVVDKDNTTIIDGSGKKADIQARVATIKSQIDETSSDYDKEKLKERLAKLAGGVAVIHVGAPSEVEMKEKKHRVEDALNATRAAVEEGIVAGGGTALLRASQKVDKTKFSEEESFGAMIIKRACEEPIRQISANAGLDGAIVLDRILQNKSATWGFNAYSDEYTDLIKDGVIDPVKVVRCALTNAASVASLMLTTETMIAEAPKKDAPMPAGAPGMGGMGGMGDMM